GGGTGAGTGACTGTAGAAAAGCAGCCAGGGGGGGAGGGTGAGTGACTGTAGAAAAGCAGCCAGGAGGGGAGGGTGGGTGACTGTGGAAAAGCAGCCAGGAGGGGAAGGGTGAGTGACTGTGGAAAAGCAGCCAGGAGGGGGGGTGAGTGACTGTAGAAAAGCAGCCAGGGGGGAGGGTGAGTGACTGTAGAAAAGCAGCCAGGAGGGGAGGGTGGGTGACTGTGGAAAAGCagccaggaggggagggtgagtgactgtagaaaagcagccaggaggggagggtgagtgactgtagaaaagcagccaggaggggagggtgagtgactgtggaaaagcagccaggaggggagagtgagtgactgtggaaaagcagccaggaggggagggtgagtgactgtggaaaagcagccagggggggagagtgagtgactgtggaaaagcagccaggaggggagagtgagtgactgtggaaaagcagccaggaggggagggtgagtaactgtggaaaagcagccaggaggggaagggtgagtgactgtagaaaagcagccaggaggggagggtgagtgactgtggaaaagcagccaggaggggagggtgagtgactgtagaaaagcagccaggaggggagggtgagtgactgtggaaaagcagccaggaggggagagtgagtgactgtagaaaagcagccaggaggggagggtgagtgactgtggaaaagcagccaggaggggagagtgagtgactgtggaaaagcagccaggagggggagggtgagtgactgtggaaaagcagccaggaggggaggctgagtgactgtggaaaagcagccaagaggGGAGAGTGAGTGACTGTGGAAAAGCAGCCAGGAGGGGAGAGTGACTGACTGTGGAAAAGCAGCCAGGAGGGGAGAGTGACTGACTGTGGAAAAGCagccaggaggggagggtgagtgactgtggaaaagcagccaggaggggagggtgagtgaTTGTAGAAAAGCagccaggaggggagggtgagtgactgtggaaaagcagccaggaggggaagggtgagtgactgtagaaaagcagccaggaggggagggtgagtgactgtggaaaagcagccaggaagggagggtgagtgactgtggaaaggcagccaggaggggagagtgagtgactgtggaaaagcagccaggaggggagggtgagtgactgtggaaaagcagccaggaggggagggtgagtaactgtggaaaagcagccaggaggggagggtgagtgactgtagaaaagcagccaggaggggagggtgagtgaatgtggaaaagcagccaggaggggagggtgagtgactgtggaaaagcagccaggaggggagggtgagtgactgtggaaaagcagccaggaggggagagtgagtgactgtggaaaagcagccaggaggggagggtgagtgactgtggaaaagcagccaggaggggagggtgagtgactgtggaaaagcagccaggaggggagagtgagtgactgtggaaaagcagccaggaggggagagtgagtgactgtggaaaagcagccaggaggggagggtgagtgaTTGTAGAAAAGCagccaggaggggagggtgagtgactgtggaaaagcagccaggaggggagggtgagtgactgtagaaaagcagccaggaggggagagtgagtgactgtggaaaagcagccaggaagggagggtgagtgactgtggaaaagcagccaggaggggagggtgagtgactgtggaaaagcagccaggaggggaagggtgagtgactgtggaaaagcagccaggaggggagggtgagtgactgtggaaaagcagccaggaggggagagtgagtgactgtggaaaagcagccaggaagggagggtgagtgactgtggaaaagcagccaggaggggagggtgagtgactgtggaaaagcagccaggaggggagggtgagtgactgtggaaaagcagccaggaggggagggtgagtgaCTGTAGAAAAGCAGTCAGTAGTGGAGAGTGAGTGACTGTGGAAAAGCAGTCAGTAGTGGAGAGTGTGACTGTGTGGAGAGAATAAATGCTGCAGTAGGAAAGGAAAGGTTTGACTctgctgccctctgctggttGTCAAAGtcactgtgtttgtgtttctaggCAAAAATGATCACCTAGCAttcgtcccaaatagcaccctattctctatatagtacacACATTTTGACCAGGAACCATAGGGGTGTATTTTTGTTATTAAGTACGTAAGTCTTGTCCCAGCCAGAACGGCCTTGTAGCGTGAAGCAGTCTGATGTATAAATACACTTCCTGGACAGGATGCTGTCTTTGTCATTAACAAGGAGTATTCCTTGTGTCTCCATGCCGACAGGACCTAGAGTGTGACGTATCAGTGGAGGAAGATAATCGTCAGGAATGGATCTTCACCCTCTATGATTTTGACAACAGTGGCAAAGTTACTAAAGAGGTAAGGCTTCTTTTTATTTATTcaacccttatttaaccaggttcagttgactgagaacattctcatttacagcaaccacctggggaatagttacgggggggatgaatgagccaattggaagctggggatgattaggccatgatggtatgagggccagatgtcaggacaccagggttaacaccatATGTCCGCATCACAAATAGCACCCTCCTcccgacatagtgcactacttttgactacagCCCTATAGATCCTGGTCAAAGTTAGTGCCCTATATAAGGAACAGTGGAGCCCTTATCTCTGTCCTTACTGAGAaggttataatgtgttataacatGTGTAATAATAAGCTGTGTTTGtccactcctccacctcctcctcctcctcctcctcctcctcctccccaggaCATGTCCAGTCTGATGCACACCATCTATGATGTGGTGGATGCCTCGGTCAATCACTCATCCTGCCACAGTAAGAGGAAGACCCTACGGGTCAAGCTGACCGTTGCACCAGAGCCCAGTGCTCGCAGGAGAGACCACCTCTCCACTGGACCAGGtaagagacatggagggagggatatatatgttgagagagagagagagaacctgacaccctcagcaaaCAGggagacaaacacctacctggaggtgacagcattccctcccccatgtgccccctaggcacaactacaacaacataaccaacaaaaacgtgccacaactcctgcagctctgtcgcacgctgggtatgtatataatcaatggtaggcttcgaggggactcctatggtaggtacacctacagctcatctcttggcagtagtaccgtagactactttatcactgacctcaacccagagtctctcagagcgttcagtcagcccactgacacccctatcagaccacagcaaaatcacagtctacttgaacagagcaatattcaatcatgaggcatcaaagccaaaggaactgaataatattaagaaaggCTAtagagggcctcccgagtggcgcagtggtctaaggcactgcatcgcagtgctagctgtgccactagagattctgagttcgagcccaggctctgtcgcagccggccgcgaccgggaggcccatggggcggtgcacaattggcccaatgtcgtccgggttaggggagggtttgaccggcagggatgtccttgtctcatctcgcactagtgactcctgtggcgggccaggcgcagtgcaagCTGACACAGTCGTCagatgtacggtgtttcctccaacacattggtgtggctggcttccgggttggatgggcattgtgtcaagaagcagtgcggcttggggACGcccggctctcgaccttcgcctctaccgagtccgtacaggagttgcagcgatgagacaagactgtaactaccaatttgatacgaaattggggagaaaaaaggggtgaaaataccccccaaaaaatgtttaaaaaaaaaagaaagatggaggaaaggagagtagtgtggaaacctactaaaaaacaattaggcaacaacaaattcaatccctttttcacttcctggacaaaatgtttcactgtaatagtgatgGTGTAAactctaaacagtatatttgacctctcaaacagaaaactgaagaaaatgaacaacaatgacaaatggtttaatGAAAAATGCTAAATCCTAAGAAAGAAATTgcgaaacctatccaaccaaaaacatagagacccagaaaacctgagtctaagCCTTCACTATGTTGATTCActaaaaacaatacagaaatactctacctgggccctgacagtaaatctcagtaagacaaaaataatggttttacaaaaaggtccagtcgccaggaccacatacaaattccatctagacaccgttgcccgagagcacacaaaaaactagacatatctcggcctaaacatcagcaccagagGTAACTTCCAgaaagctgtgaacgagctgagagacaaagcaagaagggccttctatgccatcaaaaggaacataacatttgacataccaattaggatctggctaaaaatacttgaatcagttatagagccCATtgacctttatggttgtgaggtctggggtccgctcaccaaccaagaattcacaaaatgggacaaacaccaaattaagactctgcacgcagaattctgcaaaaatatcctccgtgtacaacgtagaacaccaaataatgcatgcagagcagaattaggccgatacccactaattatcaaaatccagaaaagagctgttaaattctacaaccacctaaaaggaagcgattcccaaaccttccataacaaagccatcacctacagagagatgaacctggagaagagtcccctcagcaagctggtcctggggctctgttcacaaacacaaacacaccccacagacagcaacacaattagacacaaCAAGAtgatgagaaaactaaaagataattacttgacacattggaaagaataaaaaaaacagagcaaactagaatgttgactgaccctaaacagagagtacacagtggcagaatacctgaccactgtgactggccctaaacagagagtacacagtggcagaatacctgaccactgtgactggccctacacagagagaacacagtggcagaatacctgaccactgtgactggccctaaacagagagtacacagtggcagaatacctgaccactgtgactggccctaaacagagagaacacagtggcagaatacctgaccactgtgactggccctaaacagagagtacacagtggcagaatacctgaccactgtgactggccctaaacagagagaacacagtggcagaatacctgaccactgtgactgaccctaaacagagagtacacagtggcagaatacctgaccactgtgactgaccctaaacagagagaacacagtggcagaatacctgaccactgtgactgaccctaaacagagagtacacagtggcagaatacctgaccactgtgactgaccctaaacagagagtacacagtggcagaatacctgaccactgtgactgaccctaaacagagagtacacagtggcagaatacctgaccactgtgacagaccctaaacagagagtacacagtggcagaatacctgaccactgtgactggccctaaacagagagtacacagtggcagaatacctgaccactgtgactgaccctaaacagagagtacacagtggcagaatacctgaccactgtgactgaccctaaacagagagtacacagtggcagaatacctgaccactgtgactgacccaaacttaaggaaagttttgactatgtacagactcagtgagtatagacttgctattgagaaaggccgccgtaagcagacctggctctcaagagaagacaggctttgtgctcactgcccacaaaatgaggtggaaactacacatatttccctcagattacacagacccacacagaatttgaaaacaaacccaattttgatcaactctcatatctactgggtgaaataccacagtgtgccatcacagcagcaagatttgggatctgttgccacaagaaaagggcaaccagtgaagaacaaacaccattgtaaatacaacccatatttatgttgatttattttcccttttgtacatattatgacatttgtaatgtctttaatcttttggaacttctgtgagtgttaatgtttactgttcatttgtattgtttatttcaggagggagggagggagggagggagggagggagggagggagggagggagggagggagggagggagggagggatctatgtgagatgacagagacagagagagagacagagagagagacggagaaagagacagagagagagacagagagagacggagaaagagacagagagagagacagagagagagacagagaaagagacagagagagagagagagacagagagagagatatgaagatCTATGTgagatgacagagacagagagagagacagagagagagacagagaaagagacagagagagagacagagagagagacagagagagagacagagagagagacagagaaagagacagagagagagacagagagagacagaaagagacagagagagagagagagacagagagagagacagagagagagagacagagagagagagagagacagagaaagagagagagagagagacagagagagacagagagagagacagagaaagagacagagagagagacagagagagagatatgaagatCTATGTGAACTTTATCATGGCTGTATACAGTCTCTCTCTATGGGTTGTAGCTAGTTGTTTGTACAGGGCTTTATCATGGCTGTATACAGTCTCTCTCTATGGGTTGTAGCTAGTTGTTTGTACAGGGCTGATTTTGTTTATGTTGTAGTTGTTTATGTAGTTTATGTTTATATGTTGTTGTCTCTCATCAGACCGGGAGTCAGGACGCCTTCATCAGGAGGAGGGACGATCAGCAGACAGACGGCTGTCTTCTCACatcaggtcaacacacacacacacacacacacacacaaacacacacacacacacacacacacacacacacacacacacacacacacacacacacacacacacacacacacacacacacacacacacacacactaccacacacactctaacagacgTCTGTCCTCCTACACCAGGCCAGCCCTCCCAGGTCAGAGCAGTGAGGGACAGCATTACTGTGTGGATGAGAACACTGAGAGGAGGAATCACTATCTGGACCTAGCTGGTATAGAGAACTACACCTCCAGGTTTGAAGGTTGGTACCACTCAGCTTATCGCTCTCCCTGTACTAACAATTACAATGTGTTGGAGCCAGATAGCCAACTAAACCTCAAGAGAATAAAGTGGCCTTGTAGTGAACTTGTCTATTATACAACATACACTGCCTTGAGGATTCAcacgccttgactttttccacattttgttgagttggattaaaatagatttaatagtgattttttttgtcaacgatttacataaaatactctgtcaaagtgtaAGAAAAATTTGAACAtttgtataaaaataaaatatgaaaaaatatatacaaatatatctTAGTTTAGATgggtattcaaccccctgagctatgagtctttctgggtagatTTCTACACCTGGATTGAGCAACATTTGTCCATTTCAAAATTCtctaagctctgtcaaattggttcttGATCATTTCCAGACAAcctttttcaggtcttgccatagattttcaagcagtccaagtccaaactgtaactctaccactaaggaacattcactgtcttcttggtaattccagtgtagatttgaccttgtgttttaggttattgtcctgctgaaaggtgaattcatctcccagtgtctggtggaaagtagactgaaccaggtttttctctaggattttgcctgtgcttagctccactccattttattttttatcctgaaaaactccccagtccttaacgattacaatcatacccataacatgatgctgccgctACTATTCCTGAAAATATGTCAAGTGATACTCAGTAATGTTGCATTGGActtgctccaaacataacactttgtatacaggacaaaaagtgaatagcTTTTTCACATTTTTtcacagttttactttagtgccttgttgcaaacaggatgcatgttctggAATATTTGTTATActctacaggcttccttcttttcactctgtcatttaggttagtattgtggagtaactacaatgttgttgatccatccacagCTATCtattatcacagccattaaactctaactgttttaaagtcatcatggggcggcagcgtagcctagttagagcgttggactagtaaccggaaggttgcgagttcaatcccccgagctgacaaggtacaaatctgtcgttctgcccctgaacaggcattggactagtaaccggaaggttgcgagttcaatcccccgagctgacaaggtacaaatctgtcgttctgccccttattgaaaataagaatgtgttcttaactgacttgcctggttaaataaaggtaaaattaaaattaaaacccaccgtcattgaaaataagaatgtgttcttaactgacttgcctggttaaataaaggtaaaattaaaattaaaacccaccgtcattgaaaataagaatgtgttcttaactgacttgcctggttaaataaaggtaaaattaaaatcattagcctcatggtgaaatccctgagcggtttccttcctctctggcaactgagttaggaaggacacctgtatttttatagtgactgggtgtattgatgcaccatccaaagtgtaataacttcaccatgctcaaaggaatattcaatgtcatctttttttattttgacccatctaccaataggtgcaaaagctacctggtctttgtggttgaagctgtgtttgaaattcactgcttgactgagggaccttgcagataattgtacagtatgtgtggggtacagagatgaggtagtcattaaaacatcatgttaaacgctattattacacacagagtgagtccatagaACTTATTATgggattctctctctttctctgtcatctctctctcctttctctgacatctctctctctctctgtcatctctctctttctctgtcatctctctctcctttctctgtcatctctctctctctctctgtcatctctctctttctctgtcatctctctctttctctgtcatctctctctttctctgtcatctctctctctcatctctctctttctctgtcatctctctctttctctgtcatctctctctcctttctctgtcatctctctctcctttctctgtcatctctctctctctctctgtcatctctctctttctctgtcatctctctctttctctgtcatctctctctttctctgtcatctctctctttctctgtcatctctctctctcatctctctctttctctgtcatctctctctttctctgtcatctctctctcatctctctctttctctgtcatctctctctccctttctctgtcatcgctctctctctctctctctgtgatgtcactgtccctgtctctctctctttctctgtcatctctctcgctctcgctctctctctctctctctctctctgtgatgtccctgtccctgtctctcgctctctgcaatctctttctctctctctttctctgtcatctctctcgctctcgctctcactctctctctctctctctctctctctctctctttctctgtgatgtccctgtctctcgctctctgcaatctctctctctctctctcgctcactgtattctctctctctctctctctttctgtgatctctctctctctcgctcactgtaatctctctctctctctttctgtgatctctctcgctctctgtaatctctctctctgtctatctctctttctcgctctgtctttctctctctctttttttctctctctattctctctctctctctctccctcctccaggatccacccctcccccacccccccaggaGACCCATGTGCGGGCCTCCCAGTCCCAGAACCGCTCCCGTTCCCAGGAGCCCGAGGCCCACGCCGCCCACGCCCACCAGCGCCGCTCGCAGGTCATCAGTGAGAACTACACCCCTCTAGAAGCCCGGGGTCGGGGCGCGTCACACTTCCTGAAGTCCCCCAGAGGAACATCTAAAGGAGCCGGCGTCGGAGGGACCACTGGGGGACTTGAAAGGGCCAAGTCCAGTAAATACCACGCTGGGGGACATTAccctcctcagcctcctcctctccagaccCTGCTGCATGCAGGGAACTCCTCATCTGGGGGTCACGGAGGTCAGGATGTGTATCACCTCCCCTCCTCCAGCCACCATCAGCACCCTCTGCAGCACAGCCACAGCAAACGGCTCCGGGCCAAAGCC
This is a stretch of genomic DNA from Oncorhynchus kisutch isolate 150728-3 unplaced genomic scaffold, Okis_V2 scaffold4025, whole genome shotgun sequence. It encodes these proteins:
- the LOC109886328 gene encoding protein naked cuticle homolog 2-like isoform X1, with the translated sequence MGKLQSKHAGKRRENPEGDSFVVNAFLRRAMGECEMYSSSDHKLNNIQEFPHSELKGRQLLDHHCPLEGRLAVVMASANGDLNKDEDVCCCVVPVDLPPEKAAEGCDSYLQFPHTDPGPDRQLLRGGDAGKASGKKRISLDDLECDVSVEEDNRQEWIFTLYDFDNSGKVTKEDMSSLMHTIYDVVDASVNHSSCHSKRKTLRVKLTVAPEPSARRRDHLSTGPDRESGRLHQEEGRSADRRLSSHIRPALPGQSSEGQHYCVDENTERRNHYLDLAGIENYTSRFEGSTPPPPPQETHVRASQSQNRSRSQEPEAHAAHAHQRRSQVISENYTPLEARGRGASHFLKSPRGTSKGAGVGGTTGGLERAKSSKYHAGGHYPPQPPPLQTLLHAGNSSSGGHGGQDVYHLPSSSHHQHPLQHSHSKRLRAKAREGQGLSPSKTPLSPHSNPQHQHQAPPPPCLEREKEREQGSGLPGSPGSFVLPLVQRHEHRHHHEHHHHHHYHHHHQT
- the LOC109886328 gene encoding protein naked cuticle homolog 2-like isoform X2, producing the protein MGKLQSKHAGKRRENPEGDSFVVNAFLRRAMGECEMYSSSDHKLNNIQEFPHSELKGRQLLDHHCPLEVDLPPEKAAEGCDSYLQFPHTDPGPDRQLLRGGDAGKASGKKRISLDDLECDVSVEEDNRQEWIFTLYDFDNSGKVTKEDMSSLMHTIYDVVDASVNHSSCHSKRKTLRVKLTVAPEPSARRRDHLSTGPDRESGRLHQEEGRSADRRLSSHIRPALPGQSSEGQHYCVDENTERRNHYLDLAGIENYTSRFEGSTPPPPPQETHVRASQSQNRSRSQEPEAHAAHAHQRRSQVISENYTPLEARGRGASHFLKSPRGTSKGAGVGGTTGGLERAKSSKYHAGGHYPPQPPPLQTLLHAGNSSSGGHGGQDVYHLPSSSHHQHPLQHSHSKRLRAKAREGQGLSPSKTPLSPHSNPQHQHQAPPPPCLEREKEREQGSGLPGSPGSFVLPLVQRHEHRHHHEHHHHHHYHHHHQT